The genome window TGTATAATTTTCCCTCGTTCAGTACAAGAACATCTTCAGTAAACCCTCTCCAGTATAAACAGTGAAATGCTGATATGGCAATAAAACTGACTAATAATTTCACAGATCATTCTATTCtgacaaatacatttttattttccgtaACCGCCATAGGAAGGTTGTGGACAAACTGTCATATAACTCTGCTCGGTCTTCGTGACCGTTATGTACTGGGGCACAGTTTGGGTCTTGTAGACGGTCTGGTACTGTACCTGGGTCTGGGTGATGTACTGGGGCCTAAATTCCGTCTTGTACTGGGTCTGGTACTGGGTCTGCGTCAGGTACTGGGTCTGGTACTGGGTCTGCGTGATGTATTTAGGCACGAACTGGGTCTGGGTCACGTATTGCGTCTGGTATTGCGTTTGGTACTGGGTCTGGTACTGAGTTTTATATTGGACTTTCGTCTGGTAGACGGTGGTTGTGACGTACTGGGGTACGTACTGAGTCTGGTACTGGGTTTGGTACTTCGTTTGGTATTGGGTTTGGTAGATCGTGGTGGGGACGATTTGCTGTTTGTAGACCGTGGAGTAGACTGGTACCTGGAAGAAGAGGAATACATTTCTGAGGATCTCTGATTCTTTTTTATGTGCACTGATTAGGTGTTTATGATATTTGATTTCTTAGATGAACTTTGATAGATAGTTTATGTGAGTAAATACTTGAGCAAAAAGTGAAACCACGAAGGTAATAATCTTGTGAAACTTGGACCTGATGGTTCTGTTAGCCGCACATAACAATTCAGTTAGCAAACTCGGGAACTGAACtaatctttaattatcttttaaagCAGCAGCATAGTTAGTGTAACCACATAAATTACTCTTGCTCTTGGCATCCGTAATTGTTCATTACGGATACTGACGTAACTTGTCTATTTGTAATCATAATAACAGGATTTGACGAAAGCTGTGAGTCATATCTCTGGATTTTCCCAGGGTTCTCCCGAAGGATTGGTTCTCACGTGAGaagagaaaatagaagaaaaaggaaGTTAATGAAGTTGGACGGCTAAGTAGGAAAGAACCCGTAGAGACGACTGAAGAACGGCAAGGATATCAAGTATTGGATATAGATACAGGTACGCCATTAGGAGGCCACAACTAGTTCGAAACGTTTGCCATACCTGCTGGTATTGAGTTTGGTATTGGGTGACGTACTCTGTCTTCGGATAGcaagggggtggtggtgggggtccGTAGCCCCCGTCTCCGTTAGTCAGTGTTGCCAAAACGGCAAGCAAAAATACCACGATCTGCGACATCATCTGCAAAGGGGAAAATACTCTATAAGAATTTGTAcgtctttttaaaaaatatttttgatagtTTAAAAGTTAATTGTAGTTGAATACCTGACACGTTTGGCACATAAGCTCTTGTGACTATTACTTAAAACTTACTATGGACCTTTGAAACTGCTTAAAAAAGAAATGGGTCGCGATGAGacccatttcttttatttattaattttcagttaTGGTTTAATTTAAGCACTTAATAATTTTGTTACTGTTCAGTTTAATTCTAGTCCTGCGAAAAAAGGTTGTttaattgggaaggaaaaaaaaaaagagaattccaCAGCCTGAAGgtaagaattaaaatatttttattatattgcgTGACAATCTTAATTAAGcatctattattgttattattgtatgaATAAGACAAAaagtcatatggaacaaacctgaAAGGCTAATAGTTTGCAAGCTAGCTTCCACGTAAATGGACATTCATTacgtcaaaaaataaaaacagaaagaaaacaaccgtaaataaataagaaaaaaaaaactagtaagcaTGCACaagcaaaaacaacaaaacatatAGCAAACTAGTTTACTTTgctcaaaaaggaaaacattgCTTGAATCAAACGTTTTTCTCTGTCCAGCTGTAAATATTCACTCCCTATGTTCAAGGTATCATTTCAAAATGTTCAAGTAATTGTCATGATATAGAAAAAATTGTGGGTCGACATTTTATACTTTTGTCATCAAGTAAAGCAAGGAATGAAACTGGCAAAGCATTCCTCTTTTTGAAGATTAGAGGAATCATTGCTCCCCTTTAGCTCGCAGTTTGAGATTCTAATGTTTCTCTTTAAGATAAATTATGGGAACCAATATGAGAGAGAACATAAAATTTTTGAAAGATCGCatgatttcttcagaaaaattctggtgttattcttaaagaaaaactttattttatatttaaaaaataccctTTTTCTTTTCACGAAATTCAGGTTATTTTTCTATAACAGAATTTGAAAATTGAAGTCGTTACTGTATACGTCTCTGTTGAACAAGGTTTAAAAATATCAGTTGATTTTCGTAGGTAAATTTATAGAAATTTAATATTCTAGGAAATATTGTCTGACGATCGTTCAGATCCCAAGAAGCTGAATAAACATCCTGGAGTTGAGTACAAATGAATCAGTCTCTTCATTCACGGGTGGGTGAATGTGTTTAAATGTGTTGATTAATTGTCTACGTAAAAGTGTGCGACTGCATGTGCGTATTATGTATACTTTACGGTGTCTGTCATGAGTACAAAAATATCCATCTTATTTGAATGCATGTAAATGTACCTACGTATGCATGTCTGCATGAGTGTATGTGTAccagtgtatgtatgcatgcgtgtGCATACATCTACGTTCACTATATTGTTTTGGTAGCCAGACTGAGCCGGTTATGCCAGCACAGCCTCTTGCTCCATCAAAAAGAAGTAATCACAAATTATTGTTAGGTATTTCCTAACATTCTTTTCAAGTCAAGCCGTGTGTATCTCCCTGTAAAACTGCATGAGATGGGAAAAGTGGTAAATtgaggtaatctctctctctctctctctctctctctctctctctctctctctctctctctctctctctcttaccttgtCGGTTAATGTTTCCGTTCCGAGAGCCCAGCCAGAACTGCTGTGAGTTGTTCGACCCGAAATATTTATAGGCAATGAACCTCCCTacgagtgactctctctctctctctctctctctctctctctctctctctctctctctctcaggtaaatgTAAATAATTGCTGCATGCCATAATGTGTGTATTTTACGCTGGTGGGGATTTTcacttcaatttattttcttgctGACCACCCGATTAACAGTAATGATAAATATAGACGAAAGTGCTATAGTTTTTAATATACCTTTTGTCttataaaggaaaattgtgatgggacctctctctctctctctcctctcttctcctctctctctctctcctcctctctctctctctttatatatatatatattatatatatatatatagtatataatatatatatgtgtgtgtgtgtgtgtgtgtgtatgtgtgtgtgtgtgtttgtttgtgtgtgtatacatatgtatgtatatatatattttatatagtatatatatatatatataatatatatatatatatatatatatatatatatatatatatatagatatatatatataatatatatatatatgatatatatatatatgttgttatattatatatatataataatatacagtctatatatatttaataatattatattatatatatatatatatatatatatatttattatttgtggtagacaaataatattatatatatatatatatatatatatatatatataatatatattgtggtaGACTGTATTcacagactttaaaaaaaaaaagaaactttaaaaaagaGCAATCAGCTGTATGTATGTTTTAATAAGAGACCAATGGAGGCTATAAGTTCTcttgaaaaatggaaaatcatACAATCAAAGAACACGGAAGCTTGATGAGATTTCCAAAACTTGGCATGCGACAGAAGGGACCATCCACCGAGCAGGACAATatgagaatttgaaaaaaaaaatgatttaaacgCACCAATGTATGCATATACTTTTCACTATGCAAACAATGAATAAGTAGAGGTATCAATACTGAATGGTCTTAGTCACCGAGACGAGTGAAAATATGTACAAGATAGAACTCAGTGATGCAGTGTTTTTTTGTCAAAAGGGAAAGGGAGACTAAGCTGGCTGATGGACCTTCTGAGTAAGATATAAAGCGTCTGATGgggaagtttttttctttctttttttctttttgcatttcttCGTAGACACCATCATTATGGAAATTAGCACattactggatatatatatatatatatatatatatatatatatatatatatatatatatatgtgtgtgtgtgtgtgtgtgtgtgtgtgtgtgtgtgtgtgtgtatacatatgtatgtatatttatatatatatatatatatatatatatatattatatatatataaaaaatatatatatattatacatacatatgtatacacacacacacacacacacacacacacacacacacacacacacatatatatatattatatatatatatatatatatatatatatatatatatatatatagataataaatccAGCAATATGCTAATTTCCATAATGATGGTGTCTAcgaagaaatgcaaaaaaaaaaaaaaaaaaaaaaaaaaaaaaaaaaaaaaaaaaaaaaaacttccccatCAGACGCTTTGTATACTTACTCAGAAGGTCCATCAGCAGCTTATTCTCCCTTTCTGCAAACACTGCATCACTGACTTCTATCTTGTACATATTTTCACTCGTCTCGGTGACTAAGACCGTTCAGTATTGATACCTCTACTTATTCATTGTTTGCATAGTGAGAAGTATATGCATCCATTGGTgcgtttaaataatttttttttggatttttcaaaTTCTCATATTGTCCTGCTCGGTGGATGGTCCCTTCTGTCGCATGTCAagttttggaaatctcattaaGCTTCCGTGTTCTTTGATTGTatgattttccatttttcaagAGAACTTATGGCCTCCATTGGTCTCTTATTAAAACATACATACAGCTGATTGCtcttttttaaagtttctttttttttaaagtctgtgAATACAGTCTACCACAAGGCGTGATCcgtcctccagcttacttggggctcATGCTAAAATCGATGGTCAAATAgctcgttgtttcaccaacgaaaataaaaataaatacaattaattatattagaaataattgttctgtactgtttaacatgcgcattatttattttttacattttcattctaataaacaaatcataaatatcctatcctaaaattcctgtatcgttaactcgacgcaaaacaccttttcagaccttcaTAGGATCTTCCATAGGGCTCTCCTaacacccaacaagaacaacaacagcaacaacaaccacaacaacaaccactacaaagtagtttgtaggcttgctccccgagtaagcaaaaaaaactacaaaactgaaaataacttcaagaaaaaaaaaatcatgacggATTGTCAGCGTATTTTGAGTTGGAAATTCTTGCCCTATTTGTCTCGCAAGCAGGGCACTTGAGCCTCAACGTACCCTTGACATCATTTACCTTTGTCATGGGCATGAGGTCTGGGGATCTTGGCCACCGAAACATGTATTGCCTTGGAATTTTCTCAAGAATTTGTCGCTGGGCAAGTTATCTTGCAAATCTTAGCATTGCCCCAACTGACCAATATTGGgattgaaaattaaaatcaacCACGGTTACGGACAAAGATGTCAGAACATTAATCAAGAAGGCTGAAGTCAATTTTGGTTACTGGTTCAAACTTTGGCATGAGGGTACCAAGATAGATCATGAGACGAACTCGTATGAAGCCAATTTTTGACGACgatgatgtagatatatataagctatttttgcatttttttttttgttatggcaTTACCTTGTTCTTTGCGTGATATCTTCAGTCTGTATGGCTTGAAGAGCTTTGCATCTTGAATTGTATTTAGGTTGCACGAAAACCAGCATACGAGTTTAACTGGGTTACGTTAAtttggttaagtttttttttttttttttccaagtttccaGTCAGTATCACGTTTCCCTAATCCTATCCAAAGTTTCTAACCTCCGCTCATTTTTTGCCCTCTGTCTCGATTTAACTAATTCTTGTAATTATTACATTCTTCTTTGAATCGACCTACACACGTTCCTAAAGCGGAATATGAAAAGAAATGTGCTGatagaaaagcaaaataaaataggCGAAGCAGGAGAtacaaaatttggaaaaaatagtaattttagaaataatattCAGTAATAAGACGATCTGCAATCTTCCTAGTTAAGCAGTACAGGTAAAGCTATCATTATTATGGTGCTAATCTTAAAAAAAAGGTAGCCATAGAGAAAACGAGGGATGTGTTCACAGTCACAATCATGCCATAACTACTAAGTGAGAATGAACCTCCAGAGACATTATTCTTATCCAATACGAATAACAGAGCggaaattatatatgtttttgagaaagaaataaaacattaaagaGCGAATCATTGCTAGATAGTATTGAAAGAAGCAAAGAAGGATATGCAAATATAGACAAAAccatatacgtaaataaaaaacgcaaaaaaccaaacatacatacatacatacacacgctcaAGCAACCCAAAATGATCAAAAATAGGAGCAGGAAGGCCTgccctttccttttcttctcaACTTAGGAAGTGTTGAATGGTATTCCTTACAATATGACTGATGTTGAATTTCATAATTCTTGTTTTCGTTcaggctggccttatgccagcacgggcccttgctGTAATGCTGCTTTGAAGTATTGGGCACCTTGCCTTTATTTTCAAATTGAAATTTGTGCCTATTTATTAAGCTGCTTTGCAATTcatcctttgtttgtttgtaatatcctttatttattcatttttaacctGATCTGCAAGTTACTTGACTTTTTGGGATTGTTATAAATGAATGTTTGCcggtttatgataataataataataataataataataataataataataataataataataataataataataatatcaaacacatagatgagacgggatacaaatacctgggaataatgaaaggaggggatataaaacatcaagagatgaaggacacgatcaggaaagaatgtatgtagagactcaaggcgatactcaagtcaaaactcaacgccggaaatatgataaaagccataaacacatgggcagtgccagtaaataGATACAACGcatgaatagtggaatggacgaaggcagaactccacagcatagaccagaaaactaggaaacatttgacaatacacaaagcactacacccaagagcaaatacggacagactatacataacacgaaaggaaggagggagacgactactaagtatagaggactgcgtcaacatcgagaacagagcactggggcaatatctgaaaaccagtgaagacgagtggctcaagagtgcatgggaagaaggacagataaaagtagacgaagacccagaaatatacagagacaggagaatgacaaaccaatgcacggacaatacatgagacagactaaagaactagccagcgatgacaattggcaatggctactgaggagagagcttaagaaggaaactgaaggaatgataacagcggcacaagatcaggccctaagaaccagatatgttcaaagaacgatagacggaaataacatctctcccatatgtaggaagtgcaatacgaaaaatgaaaccataaaccacatagcaagcgaatgcccggcacttgcacagaaccagtacaaaaagaggcatgattcagtggcaaaagccctccactggagcctgtgcaagaaacatcagctaccttgcagcaataagtggtacgagcaccaacccgaaggaatgatagaaaacgatcagacaaagatcctctgggactatggtatcagaacagttagggtgatacgtgcaaatagaccagacgtgacgttgattgacaaaatcaagaagaaagtatccctcattgatgtcccaataccatgggacaccagagttggcgagaaagagagggaaaaatggataagtatcaagatctgaaaatagaaataagaaggatatgccagtgaaaattgtacccataatcataggaacactaggcacgatcccaaggaaaaggaatctagaaaaactagaggccgaagtagctccaggactcatgcagaagagtgtgatcctagaaacggcgcacatagtaagaaaagtgatggactcctaaggaggcaggatgcaacccggaaccccacactacaaataccacccagtcgaattggaggactgtgatagagaaaaaaaaaataatagcagttTTGTAAGTTACTGCGTCCACGTAATGTACTTCACAATATCCAAACTTTTGGTTTTCAGTAAAGATATATGCATTTAGGAttatagcaaaataaatatgTTTCAAAAGCTTTCCGTTTTCAGTAAAGATATgaaagatatgtgtgtgtgtcagagagagagagagagagagagagagagagagagagagagagagagagagagagagagagagagagagagagagatgtaatttacCTTATGTCACTTTTGTGCTAATAATCACAGCGCTACATGTGTTTGCGGGtgcattcatgtgtgtgtgtgtgtgtgtgtgtgtgagagagagagagagagagagagagagagagagagagagagagagagagagccttataatCTTTCTGGCCATGGCTGTCCCACTTATATAGATGGCTATTACTTATCAAGATTCAGTAACTGAATTTGTATTCATTGCTTTGGACAAATCTCAACTGTGAGAATCTCCAACAGACATGAAACGAGCGGCCTTGTCATCGTGCATCTGTTTCATCAGGTTATGCTATCAAATCTTGCAGGAATCCAGGTCTCTTGCTTGAGAACTGGACGCTCCATAACCTCTCTAATGTTTCTGAAATCTCGGTTATTAGAGACAGTGATCCAATAATTACTAGAAATTACACAATGTTGAAATAAAAGGTCTTTTTTTTCATGGTTACTGGCTTATGCCACGCCCTCTAAGAATGCATGTGTGCAGCTaaaacaaacacgcacaaactcttatagatattttttcacaAAGGGGTggatcaccaaaaataaattaataaataaataaaaaaataaaaagatataatggcCAGTGCTATATTCATACTTCAAATTGGTGTAATCGTATATGAACCCCTATGCATGAAACGTTTGTATTAGCCACAAAATGGATTTGCACTGTAAGCTCATCAGCAGCCAATCAACTCACCTACATACACGGCTTAGGTCTATCTTGTTTGCGTAATTGCCCTTCTTGGATTAAGGcttttcctttccaatgcatcTATCACGGCATCTATCCAGAACCTTTCTGGGTCTTCCTCTTTCACCGGCCCATCgtcttccattttctttatttaacgaaACCATCTCAAAATGCTTTGTTCCATCGTTTCACTTAGACCTACCTAATTACCACTCTCGAACATCTGTACGTTTCCATTCTTTTAAGTTCTtcttgtatcatatatattatgcaaacaATTCTCCACAGCagttaccagtttttttttattctattcatatTCAGCGGTACACTTCACTACCATAAAGGAGATTCTGGCTCAACAACTTCTTCATACATTCCCAACTCACTTTCCAATCTGGTACATACTCTCTTGCCTATCCTACTTCATCTATGCTGTGATTCACCTTCTCTCTCACTTTGCCATCATCCATTACTTTGCACCTAATTCCCTATACGTATCATGCACTTCCAATGTTACACCATTCATAATCATTGCTCTTCCTTTATTCTTTAGAGAGTAACCCTTAAGAGCACCTGCTAGCATTCAGTCTCATCCTTTTGTAAATAACTGTAAGCTCTTCCTTCTTTTGCCAATACTTCTAAGCTCTTCGATTTGCTACTGTTGTTTCTCTTTATAATTCCCAGTCAAGCACTGCATCCTCTGCAAACATCAGTCATTCCACGGTTCCTTCACGAATTTTCTGATTCAACAGCTTTTCAGCTACGTCTATTATGGTCTCTCAGTCTCAGCACTGCTACTTCACGTGGAGCCCCAGCTATCTAGTTTCATCCCCATCTCCTTTACCTGTGAAGTTTGAAAGTAACTTGAACTCAGAAAAGACCCAAGAATCTTTTGTCCTTCTGTCTCTTATCTAATGGCTTTACCCTGCGTTTCAGTAAGCCTTTCTTGCAATTTTCTACACAGATCCCTTAGCAGCTAATCGACATAgtcaatatttttgaaatatgtgaAATAACACATTTGGACCCCTCACTTGTGCTCAAAGCCGTTTTGACAATATAAGCTCTACTCAAACAAGACAACTTTGCCATATATTCCTCAGCTTCTGCACCAAATCCACACGATTTCAAAGTCCAAAGTCTcagtattttaactttttttttttttgaaatatcaaCCATAAGTTCCCGGCGGCCATTTAGTGACTCGTTCCACAGCCTCCAGCCATGAAGTAATTATTTCCTCTTACTATCATCCAACAAGAGTTTGGAGCGATATCGCCTTTAGCCGATGAAGTCGAGGGGCTCTTCAGCTATTATGGAGGTTTTTCCCtcgactatacacacacacacacacacacacacacacacacacacacacacatatatatatatatatagtatgtatagatatatatacatatatatatgtatgtagtcatatatatatatatatatatatatatatatatatcatatatatatgtatatatatatatatatatatagttatatatataagagagagagagagagagaagagaggagacgagagagagaagaagagaagaggagagagagagaggtttactttaagaattatatacaaagatcatattattattattattattattattattattattattattattattattattattattattattattattattatccaaacaCATGGACCCAGCATAAAAGTTTATAAACTTACAGACCAAACATTCAGGCAACAGAGAGAAGATATATAAACGGGAGTCAGTCAAGCAGACATAACTATATACATTCGCAAACATCAGCAGGGTCTGAACAACTCGATCCAATGGAGCTTGAAGCCTTTAATGTAACTACACAGGATCCACAAACTGCTTCATCTTAATCCaacatcttttgttttttatttaaccaGTTTACAATAATCTGGAAGT of Macrobrachium nipponense isolate FS-2020 chromosome 33, ASM1510439v2, whole genome shotgun sequence contains these proteins:
- the LOC135202705 gene encoding uncharacterized protein LOC135202705, whose translation is MMSQIVVFLLAVLATLTNGDGGYGPPPPPPCYPKTEYVTQYQTQYQQVPVYSTVYKQQIVPTTIYQTQYQTKYQTQYQTQYVPQYVTTTVYQTKVQYKTQYQTQYQTQYQTQYVTQTQFVPKYITQTQYQTQYLTQTQYQTQYKTEFRPQYITQTQVQYQTVYKTQTVPQYITVTKTEQSYMTVCPQPSYGGYGK